One Polynucleobacter sp. MG-5-Ahmo-C2 genomic window carries:
- a CDS encoding acyl-CoA dehydrogenase produces MPYIAPVKDMLFVMNELAGLSNVVAYPSYAQAGADVDLAPAILEESAKFNQDVVAPLNWPGDQNPSTWKDGVVTTTPGFKEAFEQFAAAGWQGVVHPAEFGGQGLPKLIATACFEMVHSASLSFALCPMLTDGAIEALLTAASPETQAQYVPNMISGEWTGSMCLTEPQAGSDLSMVRARAVPEGDGKYKIFGTKIYITYGEHDMAKNIVHLVLARTPDAPEGVKGISLFVVPKFIVNIDGSLGERNDVYCVSIEHKLGIKASPTAVLQFGDHGGAVGYLVGEENRGLEYMFVMMNAARFAVGMQGIAVAERAYQKAVQYAKDRVQSRDLDGSTGPVAIIHQPDVKRMLMTMRAYTEASRALAYYAAAAYDAQHAAPDQAERKASQAVYEFLVPIVKGFSTEMSIEVASLGVQVHGGMGFIEETGAAQHYRDARILTIYEGTTAIQANDLIGRKTVRDGGATAKVFMQKIAETETALAASGSADAKAVLKQLTVGRTAFEEAVAYIVANAKSDAKAVYAGSFAYLRLSGLVLGGWQMARSLLVAERLRDSDPAFYGAKIATARFFAEHLLPQAGALAISIIESGHSTNSLEVEQF; encoded by the coding sequence ATGCCATACATAGCCCCAGTAAAAGACATGCTGTTTGTGATGAATGAGTTGGCTGGGTTATCGAATGTTGTTGCGTATCCCTCGTATGCGCAGGCGGGCGCTGATGTTGATTTAGCCCCAGCAATTTTGGAAGAGTCTGCAAAATTTAATCAAGACGTTGTTGCACCACTCAATTGGCCTGGTGATCAAAACCCAAGCACCTGGAAAGATGGTGTCGTTACGACAACCCCTGGTTTTAAAGAAGCATTCGAGCAATTTGCAGCTGCTGGTTGGCAGGGTGTAGTTCATCCTGCTGAGTTTGGCGGCCAAGGCCTACCAAAATTAATTGCTACTGCCTGTTTTGAAATGGTTCACTCAGCTAGCCTATCTTTTGCTTTGTGTCCCATGTTGACTGATGGCGCAATTGAGGCTTTATTAACAGCCGCAAGCCCAGAGACTCAAGCGCAATACGTTCCAAATATGATTTCCGGTGAGTGGACTGGCTCTATGTGCTTAACAGAGCCACAAGCAGGATCTGATTTATCGATGGTGCGTGCGCGCGCTGTACCTGAAGGTGACGGTAAATACAAGATCTTTGGTACCAAGATCTACATCACCTACGGTGAGCACGACATGGCAAAGAACATTGTTCATTTAGTGCTAGCAAGAACGCCCGATGCTCCAGAGGGCGTTAAAGGGATTTCATTATTCGTGGTGCCGAAGTTTATAGTGAACATAGATGGTTCATTAGGTGAGCGTAATGATGTGTATTGTGTCTCGATTGAGCATAAGCTTGGTATTAAAGCGAGTCCAACGGCCGTTCTACAGTTTGGCGATCATGGTGGCGCGGTTGGCTATCTAGTAGGTGAAGAAAACCGCGGTCTTGAATACATGTTCGTGATGATGAATGCAGCTCGCTTTGCGGTAGGTATGCAAGGGATTGCGGTCGCAGAGCGCGCATATCAAAAGGCCGTGCAATACGCTAAAGACCGGGTGCAGAGTCGTGATCTAGATGGCTCTACAGGCCCAGTAGCCATTATTCATCAGCCGGATGTAAAGCGCATGTTAATGACAATGCGCGCATACACCGAGGCCTCTCGTGCCTTGGCGTATTACGCTGCAGCTGCTTATGATGCGCAACATGCAGCGCCTGATCAAGCTGAACGCAAAGCTAGTCAAGCTGTTTATGAATTCTTAGTGCCGATTGTGAAGGGCTTCTCTACGGAGATGTCGATTGAGGTTGCTAGCTTAGGCGTGCAAGTACATGGGGGCATGGGCTTTATTGAAGAGACGGGCGCTGCCCAGCATTATCGTGATGCACGCATCTTGACGATTTATGAAGGCACCACTGCCATTCAGGCCAATGATTTGATTGGTAGAAAAACGGTACGTGATGGTGGCGCAACTGCAAAAGTGTTTATGCAAAAAATTGCTGAGACAGAAACAGCATTGGCAGCCAGTGGTTCGGCAGATGCCAAAGCAGTACTTAAGCAATTAACTGTTGGCCGTACTGCATTTGAAGAAGCAGTAGCTTACATTGTGGCAAATGCCAAAAGCGATGCTAAGGCGGTCTACGCTGGCAGCTTCGCTTATCTGCGTTTGTCCGGCTTAGTGTTAGGTGGTTGGCAAATGGCGCGGAGCCTCTTGGTTGCAGAGCGACTGCGGGATAGTGACCCAGCTTTTTATGGCGCCAAGATTGCTACAGCACGTTTCTTTGCTGAGCATTTATTGCCACAGGCTGGAGCTTTAGCAATTTCAATTATTGAAAGTGGCCACTCTACTAATAGTTTAGAGGTGGAGCAGTTCTAA
- a CDS encoding electron transfer flavoprotein subunit beta/FixA family protein has translation MKILVAVKRVVDYNVKIRVKSDGSGVDLANVKMSMNPFDEIAVEEAVRLKEAGVATEVVVVSVGVTQCQETLRTALAIGADRAILVESDADLQPLAVAKILKALSEKEQAQIIILGKQAIDDDSNQTGQMLASLLDIPQATFASKVVVADGKATVTREVDGGLETIALTLPAVITTDLRLNEPRYVTLPNIMKAKKKVIDILKPEDLGVDIAPRLKTLKVEEPPKRSAGVMVADVAALVDKLKNEAKVI, from the coding sequence ATGAAGATCTTAGTTGCAGTAAAACGCGTCGTTGATTACAACGTCAAAATTCGCGTGAAGTCAGATGGTTCAGGTGTCGATCTTGCCAATGTCAAAATGAGCATGAATCCTTTTGATGAAATCGCGGTTGAAGAGGCGGTTCGTTTAAAAGAGGCTGGTGTTGCCACTGAAGTGGTAGTTGTTAGTGTAGGCGTAACCCAGTGCCAAGAAACACTACGTACTGCCTTAGCGATTGGTGCTGATCGCGCAATTTTGGTTGAGTCTGACGCCGACTTGCAGCCACTCGCAGTTGCCAAGATTCTTAAAGCGCTCTCTGAAAAAGAGCAGGCACAAATCATTATTCTTGGCAAGCAAGCAATTGATGATGACAGCAATCAAACTGGCCAGATGTTGGCTAGTCTTTTAGATATTCCACAGGCCACTTTTGCATCTAAAGTAGTTGTGGCTGATGGTAAGGCTACCGTGACTCGCGAAGTGGATGGCGGCCTAGAAACGATTGCACTTACATTGCCAGCAGTGATTACGACTGACTTGCGCCTCAATGAGCCACGCTATGTGACTTTGCCAAATATCATGAAGGCCAAGAAGAAGGTGATTGATATTTTGAAGCCTGAAGATCTCGGCGTAGATATTGCCCCGCGTCTTAAAACCCTGAAGGTCGAAGAGCCGCCTAAGCGAAGTGCTGGCGTGATGGTTGCTGATGTAGCCGCTTTGGTAGATAAACTCAAAAATGAAGCGAAGGTAATTTAA
- the cysM gene encoding cysteine synthase CysM: MSKPSYLTISQTVGNTPLVQLQRIPGLENSTRNNVILGKLEGNNPAGSVKDRPALSMIMRAQERGEIKPGDTLIEATSGNTGIALAMTAAMLGYKMVLVMPENQSIERRQSMAAYGAELILTAASGGMEFARDYALQLQREGRGRLLDQFANPDNPRAHIETTGPEIWRDTDGQITHFISAMGTTGTITGVSTYLKSMNPEIQIIGAQPEDGSQIPGIRKWAPEYLPKIYQGDKVDRIEYVTQADAEEMARRLAAEEGIFCGISAGGALVVALRIARQVENATIVFIVCDRGDRYLSTGVFPA; encoded by the coding sequence ATGAGCAAACCTTCTTACCTGACTATTTCACAAACTGTAGGCAATACGCCCTTGGTCCAATTGCAACGAATTCCAGGTCTTGAGAATTCGACTCGCAATAATGTGATTCTGGGTAAGTTGGAGGGTAATAATCCAGCCGGGTCGGTGAAAGACCGACCTGCGCTGTCGATGATCATGCGCGCACAAGAGCGTGGCGAAATTAAACCTGGCGATACCCTAATTGAAGCGACAAGCGGTAATACCGGTATTGCCTTGGCTATGACAGCTGCAATGTTGGGCTACAAGATGGTATTGGTCATGCCGGAGAATCAAAGTATTGAGCGTCGTCAAAGTATGGCCGCCTATGGAGCTGAGTTGATCCTGACGGCTGCTTCTGGTGGCATGGAGTTTGCGCGTGACTATGCGCTCCAGCTGCAACGAGAGGGGCGCGGCAGATTGCTTGATCAGTTTGCTAATCCAGATAATCCACGAGCCCATATTGAGACCACTGGACCAGAGATATGGCGCGATACCGATGGTCAAATTACCCATTTCATTTCTGCGATGGGTACAACCGGAACGATTACCGGTGTTTCAACATACCTGAAGTCAATGAATCCTGAGATTCAGATTATTGGTGCGCAGCCTGAAGATGGTTCGCAAATTCCAGGAATCCGTAAGTGGGCTCCGGAATACCTGCCTAAGATTTATCAGGGGGACAAGGTTGATCGTATTGAATACGTCACGCAAGCAGATGCTGAAGAGATGGCGCGCCGTTTGGCTGCAGAAGAAGGCATTTTCTGCGGTATCTCAGCGGGCGGTGCTTTAGTGGTAGCTCTGCGCATTGCTCGTCAGGTTGAAAATGCCACGATCGTATTTATTGTCTGTGACCGCGGTGATCGCTACTTATCTACTGGCGTTTTTCCAGCTTAA
- a CDS encoding lytic transglycosylase domain-containing protein codes for MFISQKSITARMNLCAPYLALALLLTACSGAPTKPEQPIVNQADDVATEAQFSQNLNELLSQVSQAQEIPIQTLESGFLDARTIPSIRKLVLPPSGTFKKNWLAYRKRFIEPVRLKAGKAFWEENQAFLSQVEQDSGVPAEIIVAIIGIETIYGRQTGNFRVKDVLSTLAFSYPETPNKPAREQLFKDQLKELILLCWTEAGGKLPAKNNTQGVNSTRFSACLNQNSSYAGAIGLPQFMPSSIRSFAVDGDGDGRIDLKQSPKDAIASVGNFMKKHGWQSGMPISFPVQPDGISAVKELADGEPQLKHTVQELIAKGILTKQQGDLQSGGVEPSSKAFIVDLPYPDKDGVEQVQYFVGLNNFLTIVQYNRSYFYAQSVAEFAEALGYRNQSVVPVENIRKVMISKSSSEKPKHKKSTAKNKTKTN; via the coding sequence GTGTTTATTTCTCAAAAATCAATTACAGCTCGCATGAATCTTTGCGCCCCCTACTTGGCATTAGCCTTGCTTCTGACGGCCTGCTCTGGCGCGCCAACAAAGCCAGAACAACCCATCGTAAACCAAGCCGATGATGTAGCTACTGAGGCGCAATTTAGTCAAAATCTCAATGAACTACTAAGCCAGGTTTCCCAAGCCCAAGAAATCCCCATACAGACCCTAGAATCAGGTTTCCTTGATGCTAGAACGATTCCCTCAATACGCAAATTGGTATTACCCCCATCGGGTACTTTTAAGAAGAATTGGCTGGCTTACCGCAAGCGCTTTATTGAACCCGTCCGTTTGAAGGCTGGAAAGGCCTTTTGGGAAGAAAACCAGGCTTTTTTAAGTCAAGTTGAGCAGGATTCTGGAGTTCCTGCGGAGATTATTGTTGCCATTATTGGCATTGAGACTATTTATGGGCGCCAGACGGGGAATTTTCGGGTGAAGGATGTGCTGTCCACCCTAGCCTTTAGCTACCCTGAAACACCCAATAAACCTGCCCGTGAACAGCTGTTCAAGGACCAACTCAAAGAGCTTATTCTCTTATGTTGGACAGAAGCTGGCGGGAAGTTGCCTGCAAAGAACAACACCCAAGGCGTCAATAGCACACGCTTTAGCGCCTGCCTTAATCAAAATAGTTCCTATGCTGGTGCTATTGGCTTACCGCAATTTATGCCTAGCAGCATTCGGAGCTTTGCTGTCGATGGCGATGGCGATGGGAGAATTGATTTAAAGCAGAGCCCCAAGGATGCCATTGCCAGTGTTGGCAACTTCATGAAAAAACATGGCTGGCAAAGTGGTATGCCCATTTCTTTTCCTGTGCAACCCGACGGCATATCAGCCGTTAAAGAATTGGCTGATGGAGAGCCACAGCTTAAACACACAGTTCAAGAGTTGATTGCAAAAGGCATCCTGACTAAGCAACAGGGCGACTTACAAAGCGGTGGTGTAGAACCAAGCAGTAAAGCATTTATTGTGGACTTACCCTACCCCGATAAAGATGGCGTGGAACAAGTTCAATATTTTGTTGGCTTAAATAACTTTCTGACGATTGTTCAATACAACCGTAGTTATTTTTATGCACAAAGCGTTGCTGAGTTTGCAGAAGCCCTGGGATATCGGAATCAAAGCGTAGTGCCGGTAGAAAATATCAGAAAAGTGATGATCAGCAAGAGTTCTAGCGAGAAGCCTAAGCACAAAAAATCAACCGCCAAGAATAAAACTAAAACAAATTAA
- a CDS encoding helix-hairpin-helix domain-containing protein has translation MSRYLNFGVATGLVRSAALAAVLAVSSLGAVVASPINVNTATQSELESIKGIGPSKAKTIIAERLDGGHFQDANDLQKRVRGIGMKSVEKMVDNGLTIEAPGSFREPNGRTQREGGASGRRHSRTQNSNRHHPERAATGRRN, from the coding sequence ATGAGTCGATATTTAAATTTTGGCGTTGCAACTGGTTTAGTTAGATCTGCTGCTCTTGCAGCAGTATTGGCAGTTTCTTCTCTTGGGGCGGTTGTTGCATCCCCGATTAATGTCAATACCGCCACCCAATCTGAGTTGGAGAGTATTAAGGGTATTGGACCCTCTAAGGCAAAAACAATTATTGCTGAGCGCTTGGATGGCGGCCATTTTCAGGATGCCAATGATTTGCAGAAGCGGGTCCGTGGCATTGGTATGAAATCCGTTGAAAAGATGGTTGATAACGGCTTAACAATTGAGGCCCCAGGCTCTTTTCGGGAGCCTAATGGTAGGACGCAAAGGGAAGGCGGGGCCTCTGGTAGACGTCATTCGCGTACTCAAAATAGTAATCGTCATCACCCGGAGCGTGCGGCAACGGGTCGCAGAAATTAA
- a CDS encoding electron transfer flavoprotein subunit alpha/FixB family protein: MAALVIAEHDNQSLKAATLNAVAAALQCSSEVDVLVAGSGADAAATAAAQVTGVRKVIQVDASNLADQLAEPLAAQILSIASNYSHLLAAATANGKNVMPRVAAKLDVAQLSDITKVVSADTFERPIYAGNAIATVQSGDPVKVITVRTTGFDPVAATGGSATIEKLAAAESKSSSSFVGRELTKSDRPELTAAKIIVSGGRGLGSGEKYQELIAPLADKLGAALGASRAAVDAGYVPNDYQVGQTGKIVAPQLYIAVGISGAIQHLAGMKDSKVIVAINKDPEAPIFSVADYGLVADLNTAVPELTKALG, translated from the coding sequence ATGGCTGCTCTCGTTATTGCTGAACACGATAATCAATCTTTAAAAGCGGCAACACTCAACGCGGTAGCAGCTGCCTTGCAGTGCTCTTCCGAAGTGGATGTGCTGGTTGCTGGAAGTGGCGCTGATGCAGCTGCAACAGCTGCTGCCCAAGTGACGGGCGTGCGTAAGGTCATTCAAGTAGATGCTAGCAATCTAGCTGATCAATTGGCTGAGCCTTTAGCTGCCCAGATTCTGTCAATTGCAAGTAACTACAGTCATCTTCTTGCTGCTGCAACTGCAAATGGCAAGAATGTGATGCCGCGTGTAGCCGCTAAGTTAGATGTTGCGCAGTTATCTGACATCACGAAAGTAGTTAGTGCCGATACATTTGAGCGTCCTATCTATGCAGGTAATGCGATTGCTACCGTGCAATCTGGTGATCCAGTCAAAGTCATCACAGTTCGTACGACTGGTTTTGATCCGGTGGCTGCTACTGGTGGTTCTGCGACGATTGAAAAACTCGCTGCCGCTGAAAGTAAATCTTCATCGTCATTTGTTGGCCGCGAACTCACAAAGTCTGACCGTCCAGAGTTAACCGCTGCCAAGATCATCGTCTCTGGTGGACGTGGTTTGGGTTCTGGTGAGAAATATCAAGAACTCATTGCCCCATTGGCTGATAAGCTCGGTGCCGCTTTAGGTGCTTCGCGTGCTGCGGTTGATGCGGGTTATGTTCCAAACGACTACCAAGTTGGTCAAACTGGCAAGATTGTGGCTCCACAGCTTTATATCGCAGTGGGCATCTCCGGTGCGATTCAGCACTTAGCTGGCATGAAGGACTCTAAGGTCATCGTCGCAATCAATAAGGATCCAGAGGCACCAATCTTTAGTGTTGCTGATTATGGTTTGGTAGCGGATCTCAATACTGCAGTTCCTGAGTTAACCAAAGCGTTGGGTTAA
- a CDS encoding histone deacetylase family protein, with translation MTTGYITHPDFLKHEMGSHHPECPERIQAINDQLIRSGVDRFLHHLDAPLATEDQLELVHSPDHVAFVRDRAPESGYFMLDGDTIMNPHTYRASLRAAGAAIAGVDAVMKGEVENVFCAVRPPGHHAEPTRSMGFCLFDNVAIAARYAQEAYGIERVAIIDFDVHHGNGTEAAFFNDPHVMMCSFFQHPFYPYSGLDASDNMVNVPLPASTRGDVVRSIVEERWLPALRNFEPELIIISAGFDAHREDDLGQMGLVEDDYVWITKRLKEIAKDYAQNRIVSCLEGGYNLSALGRSVVAHVKALADI, from the coding sequence ATGACAACAGGATACATAACTCATCCAGACTTTCTGAAACATGAGATGGGAAGTCATCACCCAGAGTGCCCTGAGCGCATTCAGGCGATCAATGATCAATTGATCCGCAGCGGCGTAGATCGCTTCCTTCATCATTTGGATGCTCCTCTGGCAACTGAAGATCAATTAGAATTAGTGCACAGCCCTGACCATGTGGCATTTGTAAGAGACCGCGCCCCGGAGAGCGGTTACTTCATGCTGGATGGCGACACCATCATGAATCCTCATACCTATAGGGCATCATTGCGCGCAGCTGGCGCAGCAATTGCCGGTGTTGATGCGGTTATGAAAGGCGAAGTCGAAAACGTCTTCTGTGCCGTTAGGCCGCCTGGACACCATGCCGAGCCTACCCGTTCGATGGGATTTTGTTTATTTGATAATGTTGCGATTGCAGCCCGTTATGCTCAAGAAGCCTATGGCATTGAACGTGTCGCCATTATTGATTTTGATGTGCATCACGGTAACGGTACTGAGGCCGCATTTTTTAATGACCCTCATGTCATGATGTGCAGTTTTTTTCAGCATCCTTTCTATCCTTATAGCGGCTTAGATGCCTCGGACAATATGGTGAATGTGCCATTGCCAGCCTCTACTCGTGGTGATGTGGTGCGCTCCATCGTGGAAGAGCGTTGGCTGCCAGCTTTGCGCAACTTTGAGCCAGAGCTCATCATTATTTCTGCTGGATTTGATGCGCACCGTGAAGATGACTTAGGTCAAATGGGCTTGGTTGAAGATGATTACGTTTGGATTACCAAACGCCTCAAAGAGATTGCAAAAGATTATGCGCAAAATCGTATTGTGAGCTGCCTAGAGGGAGGTTACAACCTTTCCGCTTTAGGTAGGAGCGTTGTGGCTCACGTAAAGGCATTGGCCGATATTTAA
- a CDS encoding acyl-CoA synthetase — MANIYEQGLERNSANFTPITPLLFLERSAEIYPNKTAIIHGKLRQTWQQTYERCRRLASALQKHGIGLGDTVAVMLPNTPPMVEAHFGIPMAGAVLNALNTRLDPESIAFMLNHGEAKVVIIDPEFSGVIKTALEMAKKESGRDILIIDVEEKEFDVAGERLGKLTYEQLLSQGDPSFAWQVPVDEWQAICLNYTSGTTGNPKGVVYHHRGAAINAVSNILDWDINKHPVYLWTLPMFHCNGWCFPWTVAARAGINVCLRRVDAQHIFAAIKEHGVTHYCAAPIVHNLLVNASDEMKVGVPAGVKGLIAGAAPPASIIEGMEKLGFDLTHVYGLTEVYGPAAICVKQDAWNDVDISERARLNARQGVRYHMQQAIDVLDPETMQPVPADGETMGEIMFKGNIAMKGYLKNEKATKDAFEGGWFHSGDLAVMNPDGYIKIKDRSKDIIISGGENISSIEVEDVLYRHPAVIAAAVVAKPDPKWGETPCAFLEIKPGVEVTPADIIAHCKQHLAGFKVPKAIVFGELPKTSTGKIQKFELRRQAGSAAAIDV; from the coding sequence ATGGCAAATATTTACGAACAAGGGCTAGAGCGCAATTCCGCGAATTTCACTCCCATTACCCCACTTCTCTTTTTGGAGCGTTCGGCGGAGATTTATCCTAATAAGACTGCCATCATTCATGGAAAGCTGCGCCAAACTTGGCAACAAACCTACGAGCGTTGCCGTCGCCTCGCTAGTGCATTACAAAAGCATGGCATTGGCTTAGGAGATACAGTGGCGGTGATGCTGCCTAACACTCCCCCTATGGTGGAGGCGCATTTTGGTATTCCGATGGCGGGTGCCGTATTAAATGCTTTGAACACCCGCTTAGATCCAGAGTCCATTGCCTTCATGCTCAATCATGGTGAGGCTAAAGTAGTCATCATTGATCCAGAGTTTTCCGGTGTGATCAAAACAGCATTAGAAATGGCCAAGAAAGAAAGTGGTCGCGATATCTTAATTATCGATGTTGAAGAAAAAGAATTTGATGTGGCGGGTGAGAGGCTAGGAAAGCTTACCTACGAACAACTCCTATCTCAAGGAGATCCAAGCTTCGCATGGCAGGTGCCGGTCGATGAATGGCAGGCAATCTGTTTGAACTACACTTCCGGAACCACGGGTAATCCCAAGGGTGTTGTCTATCATCACCGTGGTGCAGCGATTAATGCGGTCTCCAATATCCTGGATTGGGATATCAATAAGCATCCAGTGTATTTGTGGACACTGCCAATGTTTCATTGCAATGGTTGGTGTTTCCCCTGGACGGTTGCAGCTCGTGCCGGGATTAATGTGTGCTTGCGCCGTGTAGATGCGCAACATATTTTTGCAGCAATTAAAGAGCATGGCGTGACTCACTACTGTGCTGCGCCAATTGTGCATAACCTTTTGGTAAATGCCTCGGATGAAATGAAGGTCGGCGTACCAGCGGGCGTCAAGGGCCTCATTGCAGGCGCTGCGCCGCCAGCTTCTATTATTGAAGGCATGGAAAAGCTGGGCTTTGACTTAACTCACGTTTATGGCTTGACTGAAGTGTATGGTCCGGCAGCAATTTGTGTAAAACAAGACGCATGGAATGATGTAGATATTAGTGAGCGTGCTCGCTTGAATGCGCGTCAAGGTGTGCGTTATCACATGCAACAAGCGATTGATGTTCTGGATCCAGAAACGATGCAGCCGGTTCCTGCTGATGGCGAAACCATGGGCGAGATTATGTTTAAAGGCAATATCGCCATGAAGGGTTACTTAAAGAACGAGAAGGCCACCAAAGACGCGTTCGAGGGTGGTTGGTTTCATTCAGGTGACTTGGCGGTGATGAACCCAGATGGTTATATCAAGATCAAGGATCGGAGTAAGGACATCATCATCTCTGGCGGAGAAAATATCTCCTCTATTGAGGTGGAGGATGTGCTTTATCGTCACCCTGCAGTCATTGCCGCGGCAGTGGTTGCTAAGCCTGACCCGAAGTGGGGTGAGACCCCATGTGCTTTTTTGGAAATCAAGCCGGGCGTAGAGGTAACGCCAGCCGACATTATTGCTCACTGCAAACAGCATTTAGCTGGATTTAAGGTGCCTAAGGCGATTGTTTTTGGGGAGCTACCAAAGACTTCAACCGGCAAAATTCAGAAGTTTGAGCTACGTAGGCAAGCTGGATCTGCCGCCGCCATTGACGTCTAG